In Nostoc sp. UHCC 0926, a single genomic region encodes these proteins:
- a CDS encoding MFS transporter, with the protein MESTNNSRAIFVLFLTVFIDLLGFGIILPILPLYAEQFGAKPNEATLLIAIYSLMQFLFAPLWGSFSDRYGRRPILLFTLLGSVIAYAGLGFANSLWILFIARSLAGIMAGNIATAQAYIADITTPINRARGMGIIGAAFGLGFILGPAIGGLLIGSDADNANFHLPSLFAAGLSLLALLCALMLLPESLNSETKAKIKAYRYRQQRLNLLHLLQRPQFCMLVGIYFLVTFAVAAMDSTLALWSKQQLNWGPQQTSYLFAFMGIVSTIIQGGLIGFLKKHLGEIKLLILGILGLGLGLLLIGFSQSLTLLLVSTTLVAWGISVSQPILNSLISQMTPPEEQGQILGIASSCSALARVGGPTWAGASFMKFGSSTPFLSGSLVVLVALTLSLRVTKNASESKTERVA; encoded by the coding sequence ATGGAGAGTACAAATAATAGCAGGGCTATATTCGTCTTATTTTTAACTGTATTTATAGACTTGCTCGGCTTCGGAATTATCCTGCCGATACTACCTTTGTATGCTGAACAATTCGGAGCAAAACCTAATGAAGCGACTCTACTTATAGCTATTTATTCTTTAATGCAGTTCTTATTTGCACCATTATGGGGTAGTTTTAGCGATCGCTACGGTCGTCGTCCGATTTTATTATTTACTTTATTAGGTTCTGTAATTGCATACGCTGGGTTAGGCTTTGCCAACTCATTATGGATTTTGTTTATTGCTCGTAGTCTTGCCGGGATTATGGCAGGGAATATTGCTACTGCTCAAGCGTACATAGCAGATATTACCACGCCAATTAATCGAGCTCGTGGCATGGGCATAATCGGAGCAGCTTTTGGTCTTGGCTTCATTCTTGGCCCAGCGATTGGAGGTCTTTTGATTGGGTCTGATGCGGACAACGCTAACTTCCATCTACCGTCGTTGTTCGCAGCCGGATTATCTTTATTGGCATTGCTTTGTGCTTTGATGTTACTTCCAGAATCTCTAAATTCTGAGACTAAAGCCAAAATCAAAGCTTATCGCTACCGTCAGCAACGGCTGAACTTGCTACATCTGTTACAGCGTCCCCAGTTCTGTATGCTTGTTGGCATCTACTTTTTAGTAACCTTTGCTGTTGCGGCTATGGACTCTACATTGGCTTTATGGTCTAAGCAGCAATTAAACTGGGGTCCTCAACAAACTAGTTATCTTTTTGCCTTCATGGGGATTGTCAGCACAATCATTCAAGGAGGACTCATCGGATTCCTCAAGAAACACTTGGGTGAAATAAAGTTACTTATTTTGGGGATATTAGGGTTAGGTTTAGGATTGCTGCTAATTGGATTCTCACAAAGCTTAACTTTATTGTTGGTGTCCACCACGCTCGTAGCATGGGGAATTAGTGTCAGTCAACCAATATTGAACAGCTTGATTTCCCAGATGACCCCCCCAGAAGAACAAGGACAAATATTAGGAATTGCCAGTTCTTGCTCTGCGTTGGCACGCGTTGGTGGGCCAACGTGGGCAGGGGCTAGTTTTATGAAATTTGGGAGTTCTACTCCTTTTTTGAGTGGATCTTTAGTAGTGCTGGTAGCTTTGACTCTTAGTTTGCGAGTGACTAAAAACGCATCTGAATCAAAGACAGAACGTGTAGCCTGA
- a CDS encoding glycosyltransferase family 4 protein encodes MNILMLSSTFPYPPTRGGTQVRTFNLLKYLSQRHTVTLATQREGDVTDAEVAGLRDCVDYLAVFERPPDSGTTGIFNKIQRFGRFLQQGTPPSVLNRYSIEMQTWVDNWVEAGKCDVITCEHSVNEIYVPSHFQKQLKTIVNVHSSVYATCRNQLATGISENSLRDKINLPLLRRYEQSYCAKFSAIVVTTEEDKIQLQELNPNSEITVIPNGVDLVSFPNRTTDPGGHRLIFIGAMDNLANIDAVCFFSNEVLPEIQKLYPDTTFDIVGSHPVPEVLELDQKLGINVIGRVPSMVEYLHQATICVVPMRTGFGIKNKTLEAMAAGVPIVASDRGLEGLAVDVASDSLRALRANKPTEYVTAISQLFDHPHLRSQLSHNGRQLVETEFTWDIAGKSYEQVCLRRE; translated from the coding sequence ATGAACATTTTAATGCTATCTTCCACCTTTCCCTACCCACCAACGCGCGGGGGAACTCAAGTAAGGACATTTAATTTACTTAAATACCTGAGTCAACGCCATACTGTTACCCTCGCAACTCAACGCGAAGGCGATGTGACAGACGCAGAAGTAGCAGGATTACGCGATTGTGTGGATTATCTAGCCGTTTTTGAACGTCCGCCAGATTCTGGAACCACCGGAATATTCAATAAAATACAGCGATTTGGCAGATTTTTGCAACAAGGGACACCGCCAAGCGTACTCAATCGCTACTCAATTGAGATGCAAACGTGGGTTGATAACTGGGTGGAAGCGGGAAAATGTGATGTGATTACCTGCGAACATAGCGTCAATGAAATTTATGTACCATCGCATTTTCAGAAACAGCTAAAAACTATAGTTAATGTTCATAGTTCTGTTTACGCAACTTGTCGCAACCAATTAGCAACGGGTATTTCGGAAAATTCCCTCAGAGACAAAATTAATTTGCCACTTTTGCGTCGTTATGAGCAAAGCTACTGTGCTAAATTTTCGGCAATTGTAGTGACAACAGAAGAAGATAAAATTCAACTACAAGAGCTTAATCCCAATAGTGAAATCACAGTTATTCCCAATGGCGTAGATTTAGTTTCTTTCCCGAACCGTACCACCGATCCAGGAGGACATCGCTTAATTTTTATCGGTGCAATGGATAATTTGGCAAACATTGATGCTGTCTGCTTTTTCAGCAACGAAGTCTTGCCCGAAATCCAAAAACTTTATCCTGATACAACTTTCGATATTGTCGGTTCTCATCCAGTCCCAGAAGTTTTAGAACTTGATCAAAAACTAGGAATTAATGTGATTGGGCGTGTACCTTCGATGGTAGAATATTTACATCAAGCCACCATCTGCGTTGTACCCATGCGAACTGGGTTTGGGATTAAAAATAAAACTTTAGAGGCAATGGCAGCTGGTGTACCCATAGTGGCAAGCGATCGCGGCTTAGAAGGATTAGCCGTAGATGTTGCTAGTGATTCTTTACGGGCATTACGAGCGAATAAACCGACAGAGTATGTCACCGCTATTAGTCAACTATTTGATCATCCACATCTGCGATCGCAATTGTCTCACAACGGCAGACAACTGGTAGAAACAGAATTCACTTGGGATATCGCTGGTAAAAGCTATGAACAAGTTTGTTTGAGGAGAGAGTAA
- a CDS encoding DUF1636 domain-containing protein, with product MNFYRHMNHQHIIFVCTICGSSHQTKQYVAKSDGELLLEKLQTLYHDWVLQDEFSIQPVECMGVCEQACAIAFVCFNKHTYLFGDLAADAERVEKTATAVLECASQYHAKPDGLLPYAKRPELLRAGAIARIPPMPTELSEGDIANHFP from the coding sequence ATGAATTTTTATAGACACATGAATCATCAACACATTATATTCGTCTGCACAATTTGTGGAAGTAGTCATCAGACAAAACAGTATGTTGCTAAAAGCGACGGTGAACTGCTGCTAGAGAAATTACAAACCCTATATCATGACTGGGTGTTGCAAGACGAGTTTTCGATTCAACCTGTTGAATGTATGGGTGTTTGTGAGCAGGCTTGTGCAATTGCTTTCGTCTGTTTTAACAAACACACCTACTTATTCGGCGATCTAGCTGCTGATGCTGAACGTGTAGAGAAGACAGCAACTGCTGTACTTGAGTGTGCTAGTCAGTATCACGCCAAGCCGGATGGTTTACTCCCTTACGCCAAGCGCCCGGAACTTCTCAGAGCCGGAGCGATCGCCCGGATTCCACCTATGCCGACGGAACTTTCAGAAGGGGACATTGCAAATCATTTTCCCTGA
- a CDS encoding CbtB-domain containing protein, producing MTVQSSSSVQQQVAGRVLSVPVQSALYVALCSLTLWTIYFTTSPAIHDTTHSLRHHTLMVSCH from the coding sequence ATGACGGTTCAATCTTCTAGTTCAGTTCAGCAACAAGTTGCCGGTCGGGTGCTATCAGTACCTGTACAATCAGCGCTCTATGTCGCACTGTGTTCTTTGACTCTGTGGACAATTTATTTCACTACATCCCCTGCGATCCATGACACGACTCATTCTCTGCGTCACCACACACTGATGGTCAGTTGCCATTAG
- a CDS encoding GlcG/HbpS family heme-binding protein, with amino-acid sequence MISFIDDTHLNAHISPIERITMTSDKPSVSLDDARRILAAGEAKARAIGQPMNLAVVDAGGNLVAHIRMDGAWIGSIDISINKAFTARAFDLSTKSLAEDAQPGKQFYGIHASNGGRIMIFAGGIPLQRDEQIVGAIGVSGGSGEQDQAVAEAAVAAF; translated from the coding sequence ATGATATCCTTTATTGATGACACGCACCTCAACGCACACATTTCTCCGATTGAAAGAATTACCATGACTTCTGACAAACCTTCTGTATCTTTGGATGACGCACGACGAATACTAGCGGCTGGAGAAGCGAAGGCTCGTGCAATCGGACAACCAATGAATCTTGCGGTTGTTGATGCTGGCGGGAATCTTGTTGCTCATATTCGGATGGATGGTGCGTGGATCGGAAGTATCGATATCTCAATTAACAAAGCATTTACTGCTCGTGCGTTTGATCTCTCTACCAAATCCCTTGCTGAGGATGCTCAACCAGGAAAACAATTTTATGGTATTCACGCCTCAAATGGAGGAAGAATCATGATCTTTGCCGGGGGTATACCACTTCAACGTGATGAGCAGATAGTTGGTGCGATCGGAGTAAGTGGTGGTAGCGGTGAACAGGATCAAGCTGTAGCTGAGGCAGCTGTCGCAGCTTTCTAA